TTTGGCTATGAAACCGGGTCCCCTGGCTGGGTTAGCACCTCGCTCAGTTTTTGAGCGTGAgtttgagagaggaaaaaagaagagagagagagagaggggaagggagataGAAGTGGGGATGGAAATGGACGGGGTGGGGGCCGTTCTCAGCCCTCCAGTTCACGCAGTAGAACTATTTCCACGTCTTCCTTTGCCTTACAAAAGATAGCTTTCCCCTAAACCAACAGAGtaagcaaactttaaaaaactggGGTCCTATTACAAACCAACGCCCAGCACTAACTGCTTTAAAATTACTGCATAATTAGATTTAGTTGAATTTCACCATTAATTAGGCAGCCGCACTGCAGGGAGCCTTTGAAAtctgagaaaatgggaaaaatcatCTGAAGCACGTTTTTTAAACCTAACTTCAATAAATCTTGACGCGGCCCAGAATTCAGAGTACCTCACTCCCCTCCCAGGCGGCTGAGGGTAAGGGTCTCCAGGCCTGGGCTGGAGTTGCAGTTGGACGTAAGGAACGATTCCCCCGTCGACTGAAGGCTCAGCCCGGGCCAAGCCACTGTCTCTCCAGAGGCTCTCAGAAGACCCTCTCTGGGCGGCCAGGTCTGTCCCACGGCCGACCTCGCCTCCTCTCAAACCTATTAGATAAAGGGGATCCCCCGCTGTGAAGTGCTCCTGTCAGGGGCGCCGTCCACGCCGGCTCACACATTTCTAGCGCCTGCGACCGCCCGCCCGGAACCCGCCCTCGGCCCCTGCGCACCCCCAAGTCAGCCCTCCGCCCAGAAAGCCAGCTTTCCTCTAAGTTTGCCATGCAAGCAGCAAGTTGTGCCCACGTCCGGCGGGGATCGCAGCccggtccccaacccccagctcgGAGGAGGCCCCGGCACAACCCCCCGGCGCAGCCCCTGCATTAATGAGCGCGAGAACTGACCGAGGTCTGTTAATACTGGCCTCGCCCCCTCCCCCTATACCATTCAAACATTTAAGATCACGGTTGAGGATACAGACTTTTTCTCATTTGGTTCTTGTTGGGAGGGGAGGCCTGAAATAAACTCTCCGGATTATAAGGGGGAGGGGGCGAACAGAGAAGGGGATACTGTGTCACCAATATGTTCCCTAGTAATTCTGCTGCTTTAATTACAGAATAATCGAGGACCGCACTCACTCGCCAGAGAGTTTAAAGGAGGGTTTTCTGCCTGCAGATGGAATGGCCTTTAGccgccccccccccttttttttctttttggtaaccAATGTGTTTTCTATTACCCGGCCCTGCCGTGCCTGGCAGCCCGGCGCTCGCGGTGCAATGGGAGACGCCATGTTGGCTCAGCTCATAGGACCAAGTCAAAAGCGAGCTTCGAGGCAGAGTTTCACACGCTCGAGCTCCCCCTGACCGCCCCCCGCCCGTCGCCGCTTAATGCACATCCCAGGAGTGCAGCTCCGCGCGCCCGGCACCCCGGACTTTCCGGGGGCGCGGGCGGAATTCCGCCGCACGtaagtggggggcgggggctggggggcaggcacTTCTCAGCAGCTGCTGCCAACTCCAGGCTCCCGTCCCCGCAGCCGGCCGGATGCTAACCCAGCGGTCTCCGCGGAACCAGCCCCGGACGTCGCCCGCTAACTTTGAGCCCCAGTCCCTGGCGGCCCAGAGAGAACTCTTGGTAAAAGGCCGAGGCAGGACGACCGCGAGCCGAGCGAACAGGCTAGAATTCaccgtccccccaccccagcttagTCTTCCCCCAGGTTTGTTTGAAAGTGTTGAGAAGCAGCGACcgaccctctccctctctctctctctctctctctccctcctcagacTATTGTTGCATCTCGCCTCTAACTGGGTTCTCTCACTCCCCCGAGCACCAACAGGAGGAGGGGGAGCGGGgttgggaaaagaaataaagcgaGCTCAGATcagatggaggaaaaaaaaaaaacaaaaaaaaacaccagcaAGGAAAAAGAGACACTTAAAGGGAAAGAGTCGCCATGTTTAGCAGCTTTTTTAAAGATCTCGTCAATTTCACACAGAACGCACTCGCTGGGTCCCAGCCCTCGTCTTTTGTCCAATTCAGTCGCAGCAAAGATCTTTTGTTCTAACTCAGcgtgaaaagaaaaactttctttaAATGCAATAAACTTAAACCAAACTCAAGACTCTAAACAGATCCTCCTCCGGCCACTCTAAACATATACAAGGGGTTTTGTTTTAACCGTTTGAAAAATTTTGGGTCCTGTTTTTCTGCCTCGCAGACCCCAAGCTCACTGCTGAAACttagagagagtgagagagagatttCCAACGTCTAGAACACATGCTTAAAGCATAATAAAACAGGGACTGTCTTTTGCTTTGAAAatcataaattataatttaatgccAATAATAATTTACAACAAATGGCTGTTTACAATAAactaacacaaaacaaacaaggaaaaggGCCTGTGTTTTACTTATTAGAGAAACTTCACACACTCACATGGATAGCACTtgcaagaggagaaaaaaaaacaacctacaaaACCTCGATCTAGAGGTCAGCGATGTTCTGCCATAAGAACATacttatatttatgtatgtatatatctacaGAAAGAAGCTGAGGGTCAGATGGAGAACTCCGCTCAGATGCACAAATCAGACAGATTTTTCTGGTCTACATGTATTGACTGGAACTGAGTATCAAAGTTTAATACACTTTACAAAATGATCCCTTTTCTTTCACATCCTCTTACCCACCACCCCCTTTTAAAATCAAACCACGGCACGGGATAGTGGTGGGGCTGCTGCAAAGCCTCAATAGGAACAAAAATTGCAAAAGCTCCCACACACCGAGCTTCCTCCGaaccaggaaaagagaaagaggaaaagactcCAAAACAAGATACTTCCAAATCCGCACACCCTGtaaagtttccttctttctttctctttttctttctttctcttccttttcttaatttgGCTTTTAAGGACAAAGGATCCCAAGAGCAGTACAGACTGCATCTACACAATCTGAAATGTCAAAATGTCGATGTGTTTTTATGTACAGAACTCCAATGGAAAAGATTCCCTTGACCTGTGGTCATGCTCTCACAGAATGAACGTacggggggaggggaaggccaaCTGCAAGTTatcatatatacattaaaaataaaccctTCAGCCGCTCTAAGCTATACCACTGAATTTGAAATCCTCTCAACAACCACACTAGATGAGAaccacagaatatttttaaaaatcacacctaCTTAAGGAAAAACTCATTGCAAACAACTGCCTTCTATTTACAAGGCTGTGATAGCCTGCTTGAACGGTCTTCTGCGTAACTGTCAGAAATGtacaaaacagtattttttccTGATCATAAAATAGATACTGATCTCAAGATTTCTAATACTTTTCACAATACCTTCCCTAAGCAGGCACTTAAGTGTGACAAATATAagggcctttttttttcctggaaaatccatttttaattaaaagaaggaTTAGGTGAATGGGGGTGGTTTACTATATCAGTATGGCACTTCCTAAACCATAGATAAACCATTAACTTCAGCTCCCCGCCCCCACACACCCAAATTAAACAGGCAAATACACTAGTCTACCTTTGAACAAACTGGCTGAGGGGAGTAAACAAATAGAGCCCCCGGTCCAGCTCAGTGAGAGCTCACAGGGGCTTCTCGAAGGAAAGACAGTGAGTGGGGACAGCCAAACAGGTTTCAgatatcaaataatattttaatttctgaatacTTTCAATTTTCCTTGGAATATAACACACAAAGACTCGACCAAACAGTTCAGTTATTATAACTTTTACAGTATACAGAAATGttgcacttaaaaaaaaccttcagtttttttaaaacacaaactgTAAACTCTAAGATACTGAATCAATCACGTTACCTATAAGTGCCAACAGTGTTATTTTGTCATGCTGAtttcaatggtattttttaaaaagggaaaatatcaaCAATTATAATACAAAGGGTTtgcaaatatacaaacagatatAGGATTTTCATAACAATTCAAGAAGTAAGCGGGACCCAATTCAAATTACAAAAGTTCACTTTTTATTCAAAACCTCAGCATGTGTCTTGGACACATTCCTTGGCTGCCAATAAATTCCACAGttcattctctttcttaaaatatttttaaaaagctaggtTTGTCATggtatctttttttgggggggtgggcagggtagGGGAAGTTAAGTGTTGTATGTGGTTCCTCCAGTTCTCAAATTAGAGTGCTCAACTTCACCTAAAATTTTTGGTCACCACTTGTAAGTGCGTTTCCATCATCTTTGAGTtgccttttaaagttttatgtctTCCTATGATATTTTCATGGACTGAGTTTTAATTCTTGCAGAACATATATTTTAAGGATACACAGTTTTTAAGAAGCCAAGATTATATCAAAACTTATTATAGAACCACAGAATAAACTGGTTTGGAaccagaaaagtacaaaaaagaacAGCTAGAGGTACATAGACACAGGACAattaataatttggaaaaaaaaagacttactttCTCCATTCTGCTAATTTTCTCCCAATCTCCTTAAATGCacttttagcaatatttttccaaaatttaccaaaaaaagaaaaagactaatttCCTTTTTATACAAAAATGATAAGTAGCAAGTTGTTCTGACCGACAcaggagtttgtttgtttttttaatgcattctgTAAAAGTTCAtttgacagtctttttttttttggaaattcacAGTCCATTAAATTCTTCCCCTCTCTTCTTTTAGCAAACTTGTAACATCCTTTTATATCCTTTCTTAATAGAAGGAATTTAAGCAAACAAACCAgtcttttgccttttctttctctctgtttcactCCCCCTTcttatcttgatttatttatttattgaattgccATATACGGCCAGTTAAAACTGCTGCCGGACAGTAACATATCCCGGATGAGGGTTTCGATGGGGGTTTTACCTACCAAACGGACGAAAAACAATTGCTCTATGACTGAGGAGGAGACCGTGCGGAGGGAAGGGAGACGAAGCAAAAGCTTTCCGAATCGCGTTGGTTGGTTGGGGTACTGGCTCCTAACGTATTCTTCCAAAGCACACTGGGACTTTTCCTGCAAGCTTTCCACATGGGCTACATCAGAGAGACCACAGGCATCtggaagaaagtttaaaaaaaaaaaggagaagaagacgAAGAATTCAGTCATCAGATTAAGAGGTCTGAAATGGGTCACATGAGGTGTGTGTACAGTGCTCTGTCAAACTGCCCCAACCGGAGTTGGAGCAAATGCCTACATACTGAAAACTGGGAtggggggggttgggggttggggaccgCAAGAGATGGTCCTGgggtatttgctttaaaataaaaacacagctcAATGTGTTGCAGGCTTTCCCTGTCCGAGTCCTCAGGCTTGGTCACTGGGAGGCCCAAGCAAAGTGCATTGGGTAAATCTGGCCCAGGTCAGtaaacagacagacaaacagatgAAACCAAAACTGCCAGtgctctgccccctcctcctctgtAAATAATAGTTTGGCTTATAATTATACAGTGTGTGGGGCAGGGGGGCAACAACCTGGCCCAGCCCCGGGTAATGGCGCCCACGACCCAGCCTCAGATTCTCCCCAAAGAGGGCGACTCATTTTTCTCCAGTCTTTGAAACTGATTTAAGTGGCCCTTTAAAACTGATCTTGTCAGTTTAGCCTATTGAAGGGCAGCCATGCAAACTGTGATCTCTCTGTTCATTTGAgctgtttcttttccctccttttcttctctctctctttttctcctactACCACCcccctcttattattttttttttacacccaAGTCCCTGCAAGAAGAGACCCCTCCCCGTTATCTTCAggaaaacacttttctttttcgGATACGTGAAAATACAATAAGTGCCTTTGAAATGAGAGGCTTCTCAGTGAAGGCGGTGCAGGTTGTGACCTGACCTTTGGGGGCTCCCCAGGCAAGACGAGGGCTAACACATGCATACTGTGAATTCTTAAAGCAGATATTCAAAAAGAGCTGCCACCATGTCCACCCCAAGAATCAGAACACACATACAATCTCCTCATGTGTGGATCTAGGACTTTGCATGTATACAGAATGCATTGGTGTCTGTGATCAGGAATTAAAAGATCTGTTTGCATAGGACTCCTTCTTACAGTGGACTGTCTCAGAATCAGATAACAGGAACCTTTATCTCTTTGTGAGGTGATTTGCATTCTCCACACAGGCCTCTCTACATTTTGCAAATAGTAATAAATTAAACTGTTGCGACAGTATCAGACATTTCTTTCCTTGGAAGACCAAGGATAAGTCTAAGAGCTAACAAGGTTATCAAGAAATGAACCACCACCCAGATGGTCTGGGAACTTGGGCTGGGTTAGGGTTTTGGGAAGGGGTGAAGGTGGCTATAGGCTAGGGGAAGATCCTGCCTGTACCTCTGCATCAGGCAAATGTTCTAGTTATGACAGGTCCCCCGAGAAAAATAATCCAGATCCAAGCCTCTGCATACAGCTCTTCCTTGCCCAGACATTGTCCTTTAATTGATTACCTAAGGACTTTCAAAGGCAGAATTTGGGGTGGCAGTGGAGGCGGTGGATTTTATGTGAAGAGCAGCAATATGTAAAAGACAGTGGGTTAAGGACTCAGAACCTGCAATAGATTCAGCTAATGACTTGGGCCCCCAGAATTCCTTGGAACAGTAAGGAAGAGACCGTGGATCTTTTTGTCTGCCACAGGAATTCCACAGCTCTCCTCGTGTCCTGATTACAAGCTGCAAAACCTGCAGTGGGTGACTAGGTTCCAAGCCCTACCCAGGTCCAGATGTTTGTTATCCTGAACTGGGAACCCCTTCCCCTCTCAGCCGTGACAAAGGGATCAGCTGACAACTTAGAACAGGAATGTGGAAGGGGTGATTTCCACCCACCTGGGCTCTGCTGAACTCAGCCTGGAGGCAGCCAAAAGGCTCAGGTGTGGCCCAAAGTGGTAAGCCAGACACCTTCAACAATCGTTTGGCCTCAAGAGTTAATTAATATTAGGTCTATTACTCACACAGGTTAAACTACCTGCAAACTAATTAGATTTCATAATGCAGTCAATGATGGTTTTATATCTCCAGCAATACTCATACCCAGCCCAAGTTGGCATACACTTTGGGTTATTTGAAAATTGCTTTAACTGTTTGCCTGGGCAGGGGAAGCGAGAGGCCAGAGTCTTCAACCCCCTACAGGCATTCTGAAGAGTTATGATGGCCCCTTTCTGACAGCTCTTTCCCCTCTCCTGGCAGTCTgcattgttttaataaaaatatgattttgaaaattGCTGCCCTCAGGTTGGATGTGCCTGGAGCTCCAACTCCTACTGAATTAGCAGGCAAACTTTTCCCCTGCAGGGGCAAACTTTCCCCTGCAGGGATGATTCCAAGACTGCTCCAGTGCCTAGGGGCATCTTCTAGAGGTTCAGCCAGGGTGACAGAGAAAGCCATGGGGTAGAGGAGATTCCACAGGCTCAGCTGGCCCAGAAGGCCTGAGCTAAGGGACGGAGCAGAAGCATGCATCCTAGTCTGGTGGGAGGGGAACAGGCCCGAGAGGCTTCCCCATGGCCTATTTTGAGAGTCTGTGTCTGAAGCATCCTTCTTGCAACccagccttcctctcctcttccctctccccaggacAGGCCTGGTGGGGCCCCAACAGCTATGCAAAGTTCCCATTCCAAGTTGCACAATTTGGCTTTTTAAGGGGGAGGCTGGGCTAGTTCTGGGGGCTCCGAAGAGTTCAGGCCCTAACTCTGAGCTAGGAGCGCGTGGGCATAAGAGGGCAGGGCTCCTTCCTACCTGAGGTGAACAGGACTATGGCCTTGAGGCAGCTGTACTCGGCGGAGTCGACGTGCAGCGCTTTGAGCTTCTCCACTTGCTCTTGGAAGATCCGTATGTGGTCCATAAAGGCGACCACCCGGTCGGCGGACATGGGCGAGGCGTGTAGGCCGGCGGCGGCCAGTAGCGGGGCGACGTGGAGGGGCATGGAGCACTGTGCCGCGTTCAGCACGAACAGCTCGCTCCAGGTGAGGCGAAGCAGGGCCACCTGGTCGGTGATCTGCAGGTCAGGGAAGAAGGGGATGTTCCGGGCCCACTCGACGGCGCTGAAGAGCATCCGCGCGGCCAGTTCGCAAATGTTCTCGATGCCCATGATGTTGTTGGGCTGCATGCACTGGCTGCCGAAGCGCGACGTGGGATAGGGTTCGGCGCGCAGCAGCAGAGAAATATATCCGGACAGGTACGAGTGGCAGTTGAGGGGGTCCCCGTTGGTCAGCGCAAACTGCCCGTGGGTCGGCTGGGTGGGCGGCATCCTGCCCCTCTGCACCGCtgcagggaggaaaggagacacTCCGCAGTTAATGACCAGCTTCGTTCCCCTGCTCCCCCGTCAGGGTTTGCCCCAGCCCGACCCCCACCTGACCCAGACCCCGCGGGGCGCAGGAATAGGCAGGCCTGCCCCTCTCACCAGAGCGCTAGGGCCACAGACCTGGGAGTCGCCGGGAGCCCGGCTGCACTCCTCTCAAATCACCACCCAGGCAAGCTCTGGCGGCCAGGGCGGCACACTGGCCTCGGAGGCCCACTCCGGGCTGGGCGGCCGAGGACCCAGAATTGGCCGCTTTGCCTCGCGGTCCCCGGCACGATGGGAGGGATGGAGCATTCTGGGGGCATCTTTCTTCCTTACTGCTAAACGGctgatattttttattgattGGAGGAGAGGGAGCGGGAGGGGcgaggctggggggagggtgagACGCTTTTGCAAAAGACATCAAGCTGCACCCCGGACGGCCTGTGGCCACCCCGGAACCGCTTTCCCCCAGCCCCGCAACCCCAGCCCCGCGGGCCACCCCCGGTGAGAGACAAGCTGAGAACCGAGGTCTGGCGGCAGCCTAATCGGTGTGCTCGGAGGAAGAGAGACGGAGGGAGAGGGCGGAGAGAGGCCGGCCGAGGCGAGAGGAAGCCGGGGAGAGGCGGGGAGCGGGCGGCCGGCGCAGCCCGGGGAGGGCCAGGAAAAGCCGGCCAGGCTCGGGCACGAGCTGTTATCTGACGCCGGACGGGGAGAGTCGCTCTcgcagaaacacaaaga
The genomic region above belongs to Phocoena phocoena chromosome 2, mPhoPho1.1, whole genome shotgun sequence and contains:
- the NR2F2 gene encoding COUP transcription factor 2 isoform X2, with the protein product MAMVVSTWRDPQDETAAGGQGGPGGPGGDKQQQQQHIECVVCGDKSSGKHYGQFTCEGCKSFFKRSVRRNLSYTCRANRNCPIDQHHRNQCQYCRLKKCLKVGMRREAVQRGRMPPTQPTHGQFALTNGDPLNCHSYLSGYISLLLRAEPYPTSRFGSQCMQPNNIMGIENICELAARMLFSAVEWARNIPFFPDLQITDQVALLRLTWSELFVLNAAQCSMPLHVAPLLAAAGLHASPMSADRVVAFMDHIRIFQEQVEKLKALHVDSAEYSCLKAIVLFTSDACGLSDVAHVESLQEKSQCALEEYVRSQYPNQPTRFGKLLLRLPSLRTVSSSVIEQLFFVRLVGKTPIETLIRDMLLSGSSFNWPYMAIQ
- the NR2F2 gene encoding COUP transcription factor 2 isoform X3; translated protein: MQAVWDLEQGKYGFAVQRGRMPPTQPTHGQFALTNGDPLNCHSYLSGYISLLLRAEPYPTSRFGSQCMQPNNIMGIENICELAARMLFSAVEWARNIPFFPDLQITDQVALLRLTWSELFVLNAAQCSMPLHVAPLLAAAGLHASPMSADRVVAFMDHIRIFQEQVEKLKALHVDSAEYSCLKAIVLFTSDACGLSDVAHVESLQEKSQCALEEYVRSQYPNQPTRFGKLLLRLPSLRTVSSSVIEQLFFVRLVGKTPIETLIRDMLLSGSSFNWPYMAIQ
- the NR2F2 gene encoding COUP transcription factor 2 isoform X1, with the translated sequence MAMVVSTWRDPQDEVPGSQGSQASQAPPVPGPPPGAPHTPQTPGQGGPASTPAQTAAGGQGGPGGPGGDKQQQQQHIECVVCGDKSSGKHYGQFTCEGCKSFFKRSVRRNLSYTCRANRNCPIDQHHRNQCQYCRLKKCLKVGMRREAVQRGRMPPTQPTHGQFALTNGDPLNCHSYLSGYISLLLRAEPYPTSRFGSQCMQPNNIMGIENICELAARMLFSAVEWARNIPFFPDLQITDQVALLRLTWSELFVLNAAQCSMPLHVAPLLAAAGLHASPMSADRVVAFMDHIRIFQEQVEKLKALHVDSAEYSCLKAIVLFTSDACGLSDVAHVESLQEKSQCALEEYVRSQYPNQPTRFGKLLLRLPSLRTVSSSVIEQLFFVRLVGKTPIETLIRDMLLSGSSFNWPYMAIQ